Proteins encoded together in one Zonotrichia leucophrys gambelii isolate GWCS_2022_RI chromosome 1, RI_Zleu_2.0, whole genome shotgun sequence window:
- the C1R gene encoding complement C1r subcomponent yields MHVPCLPWAFLFFGVIGSSPVPRGSPLFGEIRSPSYPKPYPNDNTSSWDIQVPKGYVVKLTFKYFDLEPSESCFYDYVKIKADKKDLGRYCGRLGSTTGNHPGRKEFVSKGRKMHLEFHSDFSNEDNGTVIPYRGFLASYRAVDLDECDPNNAAENNERPQCQHFCHNYVGGYFCSCRIGYQLQSDQHSCKVECSSELFTETSGYLSSPEYPQPYPEYLRCNYSIRLQEGLSIALRFLEPFEIDDHQQVHCPYDQLKIQARGREIGEFCGRKPPGIIETNSNEVDILFLTDDSGFSRGWKIHYTSEKIRCPQPVPRDQFTIIRDLQPVYQFQDYVVVSCKTGYHLMEGDKKLMSFTAVCQADGTWHQPMPRCEVVNCGSPKNVTNGAFSYLKEPANNEYQSVIAYRCNEPYYHIVTGTGGERFTCSSEGTWLDQDGQKRIPSCLPVCGKPVHPVFEVQRILGGKAAKRGNFPWQALTGINGRGGGALLGDRWILTAAHTIFPKGAVQNNVSLEQLAEEADIFLGHTNVDELHKMGNHPVRRIFIHPDFNPKDEHNFNGDIALLELKNPVTLGPTLLPICLPDATNTSFYAHGHMGYVSGFGVDKNRISSDLKYVSLPAVAQEKCQSWLDSNKKGIPMVFSENMFCAGFLEGKKDTCQGDSGSVLTVLDRESGRWVATGIVSWGIGCGTGYGFYTKILNYLDWINGIVKEDRP; encoded by the exons AT GCATGTTCCTTGTCTCCCATGGGCCTTCCTCTTTTTTGGAGTGATTGGTTCCAGTCCTGTCCCAAGAGGTTCTCCCCTTTTTGGGGAGATCAGATCCCCCAGTTATCCCAAGCCATATCCCAACGATAACACCAGCAGCTGGGATATCCAGGTCCCAAAAGGCTATGTGGTGAAGCTGACCTTCAAATACTTTGACCTGGAGCCATCTGAGTCCTGCTTCTACGACTATGTTAAG ATCAAAGCAGACAAGAAGGACTTGGGCAGATATTGTGGCAGGCTTGGGTCGACCACAGGCAATCACCCGGGAAGAAAGGAGTTTGTATCTAAGGGGAGAAAGATGCACCTGGAATTTCACTCTGATTTCTCCAATGAAGACAACGGCACAGTGATTCCCTACAGGGGCTTCCTGGCATCCTACAGAGCTGTGG ATCTGGATGAATGTGATCCTAACAATGCTGCCGAGAACAATGAAAGGCCTCAATGCCAGCACTTCTGTCACAACTATGTGGGTGGCTACTTCTGTTCTTGCCGGATTGGCTACCAGCTTCAGAGTGACCAGCACTCCTGCAAAG TGGAGTGCAGCAGTGAGTTGTTCACGGAGACCTCTGGGTACCTGAGCAGCCCCGAGTACCCGCAGCCCTACCCCGAGTACCTCCGGTGTAACTACAGCATCCGTCTGCAGGAGGGCCTGTCCATCGCCCTCAGGTTCTTGGAACCCTTTGAGATTGATGATCACCAGCAAGTCCACTGTCCTTATGACCAGCTCAAG ATCCAAGCCCGAGGGAGAGAGATTGGTGAATTCTGTGGCAGGAAACCACCTGGCATCATTGAAACCAACAGCAATGAGGTGGACATACTCTTCCTCACTGATGACTCAGGGTTCAGCCGTGGCTGGAAGATCCACTACACCTCAGAGA AAATACGGtgcccacagcctgtcccaCGGGATCAGTTCACCATCATCAGAGACCTGCAGCCTGTGTACCAATTTCAGGACTATGTTGTTGTCAGCTGCAAGACTGGGTATCACCTGATGGAG GGTGACAAAAAGCTGATGTCCTTCACGGCTGTCTGCCAGGCTGATGGCACATGGCATCAACCCATGCCCCGCTGTGAAG ttgtgaactgtggcagcCCCAAAAACGTGACCAATGGTGCATTCAGCTACCTTAAGGAGCCTGCAAACAATGAGTACCAGTCGGTGATTGCATACCGGTGCAATGAGCCCTATTATCACATCGTCACAGGGACGGGCGGCG AAAGATTCACCTGTTCTTCTGAGGGAACCTGGCTGGATCAAGATGGCCAGAAGAGAATTCCATCCTGCTTGCCAG TGTGTGGGAAGCCAGTCCATCCCGTTTTTGAAGTCCAGAGGATCTTGGGTGGCAAAGCAGCAAAGAGAGGCAATTTTCCTTGGCAGGCTCTGACTGGCATCAATGGACGAGGGGGTGGTGCCCTCCTGGGCGATCGCTGGATCCTGACTGCTGCCCACACCATCTTCCCCAAAGGAGCAGTACAGAACAAtgtgagcctggagcagctggcagaggaggctGACATTTTCCTCGGCCACACCAACGTAGACGAGCTCCACAAGATGGGTAACCACCCTGTGCGCAGGATCTTTATCCACCCGGATTTCAACCCTAAAGATGAGCACAACTTCAACGGGGACAtagccctgctggagctgaaaaACCCAGTAACCCTGGGCCCTACACTGCTGCCCATCTGTCTCCCAGATGCCACCAACACCTCGTTCTACGCCCACGGGCACATGGGCTACGTGAGTGGCTTTGGTGTGGACAAGAACCGCATCTCAAGCGATTTGAAGTATGTGAGCCTACCAGCAGTGGCTCAAGAGAAGTGTCAGAGTTGGCTAGACAGTAACAAGAAAGGTATCCCAATGGTTTTCTCTGAGAACATGTTCTGTGCTGGCTTCCTGGAAGGCAAGAAGGATACTTGCCAGGGGGATAGCGGGAGCGTCCTCACGGTGTTGGACAGGGAAAGCGGTCGCTGGGTGGCTACCGGCATCGTTTCGTGGGGAATCGGCTGTGGCACGGGCTACGGCTTCTACACCAAGATCCTCAACTATCTGGACTGGATCAATGGGATAGTAAAGGAGGACAGGCCCTAG
- the RBP5 gene encoding retinol-binding protein 5 produces the protein MPPNLTGYYRFVSQENMDNYLRALDINVVLRKLVCLLKPDKEIIHTGDHMVIRTITSLRDYVMDFDVGVQFEEDLGPVDGRKCQTTVSWEGDQLVCEQLGEKRNRGWRHWLEGDQLHLRMTAEDEVCVQVFQKVK, from the exons ATGCCTCCCAACCTCACCGGCTATTACCGCTTCGTCTCCCAAGAGAACATGGACAATTACCTGCGCGCTTTAG ATATCAACGTGGTCCTGCGAAAGCTGGTCTGCCTACTGAAGCCGGACAAAGAGATTATCCACACGGGAGATCACATGGTCATCCGCACCATCACCTCCCTGCGGGACTATGTTATGGATTTCGACGTGGGAGTCCAGTTTGAGGAAGACCTGGGACCCGTGGATGGACGCAAGTGCCAG ACAACCGTGTCCTGGGAGGGGGATCAGCTGGTGTGCGAGCAGCTCGGAGAGAAGAGGAACCGCGGCTGGAGGCACTGGTTGGAGGGGGACCAGCTCCATCTG CGCATGACTGCCGAAGACGAGGTCTGCGTCCAGGTTTTCCAGAAGGTGAAGTGA